A region from the Francisella orientalis FNO12 genome encodes:
- the rfbD gene encoding dTDP-4-dehydrorhamnose reductase: MNVLVTGSSGQLGSELKELVFSSKLEIQNYTFIFADSKLLDITEHESVRRFIIDNNIGAIINCAAYTAVDKAETDIEMADKINHLAVANIAMVAKEHGVKLVHISTDYVFDGQNYKPYIEADATNPQGVYGATKLAGEQAILDINPKNSIIIRTSWVYSYYGNNFVKTMLRLGRERDSLGVIYDQVGTPTYAKDLAKSILDILLRIQNSKLEIYNYSNEGVASWYDFAKEIMNIANISCQVNSIETKDYLTPAKRPHYSVLNKSKIKSDFDIELRYWKDSLKDCVTRILSDN; this comes from the coding sequence ATGAATGTATTAGTAACAGGTAGTAGTGGTCAGTTAGGCTCTGAATTAAAAGAGTTAGTGTTTAGTTCAAAATTAGAAATTCAAAATTATACCTTTATATTTGCAGATAGTAAGTTGTTAGATATAACAGAACATGAGTCTGTGCGGAGATTTATTATTGATAATAATATTGGGGCTATTATTAATTGTGCAGCATATACTGCTGTGGATAAAGCTGAAACTGATATTGAAATGGCAGATAAGATAAATCATCTTGCTGTTGCTAATATCGCTATGGTTGCAAAAGAGCATGGCGTTAAGTTAGTACATATATCTACAGATTATGTTTTTGATGGCCAAAATTATAAGCCGTATATTGAAGCAGATGCTACAAACCCGCAAGGTGTTTATGGTGCTACCAAGCTTGCTGGTGAACAAGCAATTTTGGATATAAATCCTAAAAACTCGATAATTATCAGAACATCATGGGTTTACTCATATTATGGTAATAATTTTGTCAAAACAATGCTTCGCTTGGGTAGAGAAAGAGACTCTTTGGGGGTTATCTATGATCAAGTAGGTACTCCTACCTATGCCAAAGATTTAGCAAAATCTATTTTAGATATACTTCTGAGGATTCAAAACTCAAAATTAGAAATTTATAATTATAGTAACGAGGGTGTAGCTAGCTGGTATGATTTTGCTAAAGAGATTATGAATATTGCAAATATAAGCTGTCAGGTTAATTCAATTGAAACTAAAGATTATCTAACTCCTGCGAAGCGTCCGCATTATAGTGTACTTAATAAGAGTAAGATAAAGTCAGATTTCGATATAGAGCTACGGTACTGGAAAGACTCACTGAAAGATTGTGTCACTAGGATTCTGAGTGATAATTAA
- the rfbC gene encoding dTDP-4-dehydrorhamnose 3,5-epimerase — protein MKFTRTHISDIIICEPTVHGDGRGYFIETFREDKLFDFLGYKINFCQDNESKSYYGVLRGLHYQLVPHAQTKLVRVIQGRVLDVAVDIRKGSPTFGQYIAIELSAENKKQILIPRGFAHGFVVLEDDTVFAYKVDSYYSPEYDRGIAFDDDSIVVDWQVPADKLKLSAKDRIQPKLNETIDLFEYGKNYY, from the coding sequence ATGAAATTTACGCGTACACATATCAGTGATATTATTATTTGTGAGCCTACTGTTCACGGTGATGGTAGAGGCTATTTTATAGAGACTTTTCGAGAAGATAAGCTCTTTGATTTTTTAGGTTATAAGATTAACTTCTGTCAAGATAATGAGTCTAAGAGCTATTATGGAGTGCTTAGAGGTTTACATTATCAGTTGGTTCCACATGCGCAGACCAAGCTTGTTAGAGTTATTCAAGGTAGAGTGCTAGATGTTGCTGTAGATATTCGTAAGGGTAGTCCTACTTTTGGTCAATATATTGCAATTGAATTAAGTGCTGAGAATAAAAAACAAATACTTATACCAAGAGGGTTTGCTCATGGCTTTGTTGTTTTAGAAGATGATACTGTATTTGCTTACAAGGTTGATAGTTATTACTCTCCAGAGTACGATAGGGGTATCGCCTTTGATGATGATAGTATTGTTGTAGACTGGCAAGTACCTGCTGATAAGCTCAAGTTGTCAGCAAAAGATAGGATTCAACCGAAATTGAATGAGACAATTGATTTATTTGAGTATGGGAAGAATTATTATTAA
- the rfbA gene encoding glucose-1-phosphate thymidylyltransferase RfbA produces the protein MKGIILAGGSGTRLYPITKGVSKQLTPIYDKPLIYYPLSVLMLAGLKDILIITTEQDQPSFKNLLGDGSDLGINLEYTIQPSPDGLAQAFILAEEFLAGDSACLVLGDNIFYGHGLPKMFTKSIQNVEKENGASIFGYYVDDPERYGVADFDADGNVISIEEKPKKPKSNYAVVGLYFYPSDVVVKAKQVQPSERGELEISTLNQMYLDEARLKVKTMGRGYAWLDTGTHESMLAASNFIQTIEDRQGLKVACLEEIAYEMGYISKEQLLKLAQPLKKNQYGQYLIKRAKERAVPR, from the coding sequence ATGAAAGGTATAATATTAGCTGGTGGTAGTGGTACACGACTGTATCCAATTACAAAAGGTGTGAGTAAACAGCTTACACCAATATATGATAAGCCACTTATTTACTACCCACTTTCTGTGCTTATGTTGGCTGGTCTAAAAGATATACTTATAATTACAACAGAACAAGATCAGCCTAGTTTTAAAAATCTTTTGGGTGATGGTTCTGACCTTGGAATCAATCTTGAGTATACTATACAGCCTAGTCCAGATGGGCTTGCTCAAGCTTTTATATTAGCTGAGGAGTTTTTGGCGGGGGATTCAGCTTGTCTTGTGCTTGGTGATAATATTTTCTATGGCCATGGTCTACCCAAGATGTTTACTAAAAGTATACAAAATGTAGAAAAAGAGAATGGTGCTAGTATTTTTGGTTACTATGTTGATGATCCAGAGAGATATGGTGTGGCAGACTTTGATGCAGATGGGAATGTGATTAGTATCGAGGAGAAACCAAAGAAGCCAAAATCAAACTATGCGGTTGTGGGCTTGTATTTTTATCCTAGTGATGTAGTGGTTAAGGCTAAGCAAGTACAACCATCTGAGAGAGGAGAGTTAGAGATTTCTACACTTAATCAGATGTATCTTGATGAAGCGCGTCTTAAGGTTAAGACTATGGGTAGAGGATATGCATGGCTTGACACTGGCACACATGAGAGCATGCTTGCAGCGAGTAACTTTATCCAAACTATAGAAGACAGACAAGGGCTAAAGGTTGCGTGTCTTGAAGAGATTGCTTATGAGATGGGATATATCTCAAAAGAGCAACTTCTTAAATTAGCCCAACCGCTCAAGAAAAATCAATATGGTCAGTATTTGATAAAGAGAGCAAAAGAGCGAGCAGTACCACGATGA
- a CDS encoding GDP-L-fucose synthase family protein — protein sequence MHKDSKIYVAGHRGLVGSAIVKNLQSKGYTNLVLRTHAELDLTNQKAVKDFFKVEKPEYVILAAAKVGGIVANNTYRAEFIYDNIQIQNNVIHQSYVNGVKKLLFLGSTCIYPKDAPQPMLEDCLLTSPLEYTNEPYAIAKIAGIKMCESYNLQYGTNFISVMPTNLYGPNDNFDLEKSHVLPALIRKIHLAKLLDEGKTEQVLHDLKVNSIEEVRQYLSKFGVNESSVEIWGTGNPRREFLYSEDMADACVFLLENRDFKDTYLKDAKEIRNTHINIGTGIDISIRELAELIKGIVGFKGELKFNADKPDGTMVKLTDPSKLHSLGWKHNVELEEGVKRIYNWYLSKF from the coding sequence ATGCATAAAGATAGCAAAATATATGTAGCTGGGCATAGAGGGTTGGTTGGCTCAGCTATTGTTAAGAATCTTCAATCTAAAGGCTATACTAATTTAGTATTGAGAACTCACGCAGAGCTTGATTTAACTAATCAAAAAGCTGTTAAGGATTTTTTTAAGGTAGAAAAACCTGAGTATGTGATTTTAGCGGCAGCTAAAGTTGGTGGGATTGTTGCGAACAATACTTATCGAGCAGAATTTATCTATGATAATATTCAGATTCAAAATAATGTTATCCATCAAAGTTATGTAAATGGTGTGAAGAAGCTTCTATTTTTGGGTAGTACATGTATATATCCTAAAGATGCTCCACAGCCTATGCTAGAAGATTGTTTATTAACTAGTCCATTAGAGTACACTAATGAGCCATATGCTATCGCTAAGATAGCTGGTATCAAGATGTGTGAGAGCTATAATTTGCAGTATGGCACAAACTTTATATCTGTGATGCCAACAAATCTATACGGGCCTAATGATAATTTTGATCTTGAGAAATCTCATGTTTTACCAGCGCTGATTAGAAAGATACATCTTGCAAAACTTCTAGATGAAGGCAAGACGGAGCAAGTGTTGCATGATTTGAAAGTAAACTCTATTGAAGAAGTTAGACAGTATTTATCTAAATTCGGTGTGAATGAGAGTTCTGTAGAAATATGGGGTACAGGCAATCCAAGAAGAGAATTTTTATACTCTGAAGATATGGCAGATGCATGTGTGTTTTTATTAGAAAATAGAGACTTCAAAGATACCTATCTTAAAGATGCTAAAGAGATAAGAAATACTCATATCAATATCGGTACTGGGATTGATATCTCTATTAGAGAGTTAGCTGAGCTTATTAAGGGTATTGTTGGTTTCAAAGGTGAACTTAAGTTTAATGCTGATAAGCCAGATGGTACAATGGTTAAACTTACTGATCCATCTAAACTGCATTCGCTTGGCTGGAAACACAATGTAGAGCTTGAAGAAGGTGTTAAAAGAATTTATAACTGGTATCTGTCAAAGTTTTAA
- the gmd gene encoding GDP-mannose 4,6-dehydratase, which yields MKKVALITGITGQDGSYLAEFLLKKGYVVHGIKRRSSLFNTDRIDHLYQDPHVENRNLILHYGDMTDSMNLTRIIADTQPDEIYNLAAMSHVHVSFETPEYVVNADGTGTLRILEAVRLLGLEKKTKIYQASTSELYGKVQAIPQSETTPFYPRSPYAVAKMYAFWITVNYREAYGMYACNGILFNHESPVRGETFVTRKITRAASKIALNLQDKLYLGNLDAKRDWGHAKDYVRMMWMILQADQPEDWVIATGQTTTVRDFVKLSFAYAGINLRFEGEGVDEIGVVDSVDLARAEKADVDLSHISEGQVVVCVDPRYFRPTEVDLLLGDPTKAEQKLGWSREYDLEHLVNDMMESDLKLMTKDVYLKEGGYKIMSYFE from the coding sequence ATGAAAAAAGTAGCATTAATTACAGGTATTACTGGTCAAGATGGTTCATATTTGGCTGAGTTTTTATTAAAAAAAGGCTATGTTGTTCATGGTATCAAAAGAAGAAGTTCACTTTTTAATACTGATAGAATCGACCACTTATACCAAGACCCTCATGTTGAGAATAGAAATTTGATTCTACACTATGGTGATATGACAGATTCTATGAATCTAACTAGAATTATTGCTGATACTCAACCAGATGAGATCTATAATTTAGCTGCGATGAGTCATGTACATGTATCTTTTGAGACCCCAGAATATGTTGTTAATGCTGATGGTACAGGTACATTAAGAATTTTAGAAGCTGTTAGACTTCTTGGGTTAGAGAAGAAGACTAAAATATATCAAGCAAGTACATCTGAGCTTTATGGTAAAGTTCAAGCGATTCCGCAGAGTGAGACTACGCCATTCTATCCAAGATCACCTTACGCAGTAGCTAAGATGTATGCGTTCTGGATTACTGTGAATTATAGAGAAGCGTATGGTATGTATGCTTGTAATGGTATTTTGTTTAATCATGAGTCTCCAGTGCGTGGCGAGACTTTCGTGACTAGAAAGATTACAAGAGCAGCATCTAAAATAGCGCTTAACCTTCAAGATAAGCTGTATCTGGGTAATCTAGATGCTAAAAGAGACTGGGGTCATGCCAAAGATTACGTAAGAATGATGTGGATGATTCTGCAAGCTGATCAGCCAGAAGACTGGGTGATTGCTACTGGTCAGACTACTACAGTTAGAGATTTCGTTAAATTATCATTTGCTTATGCAGGTATTAATCTGAGATTTGAAGGTGAGGGTGTTGATGAGATCGGTGTAGTTGATTCAGTGGATTTAGCTAGAGCTGAAAAAGCGGATGTTGATTTATCTCATATATCAGAAGGTCAGGTAGTGGTTTGTGTAGATCCTAGATATTTCAGACCTACAGAAGTAGATCTATTATTGGGTGATCCTACAAAGGCTGAACAAAAATTAGGCTGGAGCAGAGAATATGACCTTGAGCATCTTGTAAATGATATGATGGAAAGTGATTTGAAATTGATGACGAAAGATGTTTACCTAAAAGAAGGTGGCTATAAAATTATGAGTTATTTTGAGTAA
- a CDS encoding mannose-1-phosphate guanylyltransferase/mannose-6-phosphate isomerase: MVNLILCGGSGTRLWPISRKLLPKQFVKMFSDKSLFQLTVERNSSLCDSTMVVSNEGQLFLAKDQLDELGILDKSIFLEEPVGRDTAPAIALACMKLDPQEIVFVTPSDHVINIDDEYRSILVQAKKLATEGSLVTFGITPTFANTGFGYIKSAGDFDVESFHEKPNAATAEKFLVDGSYYWNSGMFMFRAGVFLEELKKHSPEIYTACVEAYDKSDLKNSDAVKYDDMMSIPAKSIDYAVMEKSNKIKMVVADIVWNDVGSFDSLFDQLPKDSDNNTINRNHISIDSKNNLIHSEKGPKKVATIGVEDLIVVDSGDALLIAKKGSSQRVKEVVELLSDDLKNIHLTAHRPWGTYTVLEDTPGYKIKKIEVKPGKRLSLQKYYHCSEHWIVASGTATVTKGDQEFIVRPNESVYIRMGEVHRLANNGKIPVVLIEVQVGEYTGEDDIVRL; this comes from the coding sequence GTGGTAAACTTAATACTTTGTGGTGGTAGTGGTACTAGGCTTTGGCCTATCAGTAGGAAGCTCTTGCCAAAACAATTTGTGAAAATGTTTAGTGATAAATCATTGTTTCAGTTAACTGTTGAGAGAAATTCTAGCTTGTGTGATTCAACAATGGTTGTTTCAAATGAGGGGCAATTATTCTTAGCAAAAGATCAGTTAGATGAGCTAGGCATTTTGGATAAAAGTATTTTTCTTGAAGAGCCTGTTGGTAGAGATACAGCTCCTGCAATTGCTCTAGCATGTATGAAGTTAGATCCGCAAGAAATAGTATTTGTGACTCCATCAGACCATGTTATTAATATTGATGATGAATATAGAAGTATCTTAGTTCAAGCTAAGAAATTAGCTACTGAAGGCTCTCTTGTTACATTTGGTATTACACCAACTTTTGCTAATACTGGCTTTGGATATATCAAATCAGCTGGTGATTTTGATGTAGAGAGTTTTCATGAGAAGCCAAATGCTGCTACAGCAGAGAAGTTTTTAGTAGATGGTTCATACTACTGGAATTCTGGAATGTTTATGTTTAGAGCAGGCGTCTTTTTAGAAGAGCTAAAGAAACATTCTCCAGAAATATATACAGCGTGTGTTGAAGCATACGATAAAAGTGATCTAAAGAATTCAGATGCTGTCAAATATGATGATATGATGAGTATTCCAGCAAAGTCGATAGATTATGCTGTGATGGAGAAATCAAACAAGATAAAGATGGTTGTTGCTGATATTGTATGGAATGATGTGGGTAGTTTTGACTCGCTGTTTGATCAACTACCTAAGGATAGTGATAATAACACTATCAATAGAAACCATATTAGTATTGATAGTAAAAATAATTTGATACATAGTGAAAAAGGCCCTAAAAAGGTTGCTACTATTGGTGTGGAAGATCTTATAGTTGTCGATAGTGGAGATGCTCTTTTGATTGCTAAAAAAGGTAGCTCACAACGAGTAAAAGAGGTTGTTGAGCTTCTAAGTGATGATCTTAAAAATATCCACTTAACAGCACATAGACCTTGGGGCACTTATACCGTATTAGAAGATACTCCAGGATATAAGATTAAGAAAATAGAAGTTAAGCCTGGCAAAAGATTATCTTTACAGAAGTATTATCACTGTAGTGAACACTGGATAGTGGCCTCAGGTACAGCCACAGTGACTAAGGGAGATCAAGAATTTATTGTTAGACCTAATGAGTCTGTGTATATTCGTATGGGTGAAGTGCATAGGCTAGCAAATAATGGTAAGATTCCAGTAGTGCTGATAGAGGTGCAAGTTGGTGAGTACACTGGTGAGGATGATATCGTTAGACTATAA
- a CDS encoding NAD-dependent epimerase/dehydratase family protein, translated as MKKVLITGLNSYIGNSFEKNCGDDFIIEKISLKDESWQTLDFSKYDAILHVAGIAHTSKDPSLKDKYYAVNTELTYELAKIAKNSGVKQFVFMSSIIVYGDSAPIGQQKIITKDTLPQPDDFYGDSKLQAELKLKTLVSEDFSVAIVRPPMVYGNGSKGNYPKLVKLAKYTFIFPKVANQRSVVYIGNLVSQLKDILNNNYEGTFLPQDDKYFCTSEFIKEYRHKLGKKTYLTVIFNPLIKLLVTKIGFLNKVFGNMIYKK; from the coding sequence ATGAAAAAAGTTCTAATAACTGGTTTAAATAGCTATATTGGTAATTCTTTTGAGAAGAATTGCGGAGATGATTTTATAATCGAAAAAATATCACTAAAAGATGAATCATGGCAAACATTAGACTTTAGCAAATATGATGCTATATTGCATGTTGCTGGCATTGCACATACTTCAAAAGATCCTTCTTTAAAAGATAAATACTATGCTGTAAATACTGAATTAACTTATGAGTTAGCTAAGATAGCTAAAAACTCAGGTGTCAAACAATTTGTGTTTATGAGTAGTATAATTGTATATGGAGATAGTGCGCCTATTGGGCAGCAAAAAATCATTACAAAAGATACTCTACCACAACCGGATGATTTTTATGGAGATAGTAAGCTTCAAGCAGAGCTTAAACTAAAAACTCTAGTATCAGAAGATTTTAGTGTTGCAATAGTTAGACCACCGATGGTGTATGGTAATGGCTCAAAGGGTAACTATCCTAAGCTTGTTAAACTTGCTAAGTATACTTTTATCTTTCCTAAAGTAGCAAATCAAAGAAGTGTTGTATATATTGGTAATCTTGTTAGTCAGTTGAAAGATATTCTAAACAATAATTACGAAGGGACATTCTTGCCTCAAGATGATAAGTACTTTTGCACCTCTGAATTTATTAAAGAATATCGACACAAATTGGGTAAAAAAACATATCTAACAGTTATTTTTAACCCATTAATCAAATTACTGGTAACTAAGATAGGGTTTTTGAATAAAGTTTTTGGTAATATGATATACAAGAAATAG
- a CDS encoding sugar transferase, which yields MLYKFLKRFLDIVLSFVGLVLLSPVFLIVILMIKKDSKGLIFFKQKRYGKSKKFFYIYKFRTMYIDTPKDMPTHLLQDPSKCITKVGAFLRKTSLDELPQIINILKGEMSIVGPRPALWNQDDLIAERDKYGANDVPVGLTGWAQINGRDELPIAQKAKLDGDYVKYKSTWFDIKCIFLTVFSVFASKGVVEGGTGSLDNKKR from the coding sequence ATGTTGTATAAGTTTCTAAAAAGATTTTTGGATATTGTTTTGTCTTTCGTGGGTTTGGTTCTTTTAAGTCCAGTATTTTTGATTGTTATATTAATGATAAAAAAAGACTCAAAAGGTCTGATATTCTTTAAGCAAAAGCGTTATGGTAAGAGTAAGAAGTTCTTTTATATATACAAATTTAGAACAATGTATATAGATACACCTAAAGATATGCCGACACACTTATTACAAGATCCGTCTAAATGTATTACAAAGGTTGGAGCTTTTTTGAGAAAGACATCTTTAGATGAGTTGCCTCAGATCATAAATATCCTAAAAGGTGAAATGAGTATCGTTGGACCAAGACCTGCATTATGGAATCAAGATGATTTGATCGCTGAGCGAGATAAGTATGGTGCCAATGATGTGCCTGTCGGATTGACTGGGTGGGCACAAATCAATGGCCGTGATGAGTTGCCGATTGCTCAAAAAGCCAAACTTGATGGTGATTATGTCAAATACAAAAGTACATGGTTTGATATTAAATGCATATTTTTGACAGTCTTTTCAGTATTTGCTAGTAAAGGCGTAGTTGAAGGTGGTACTGGTTCACTAGATAACAAAAAAAGATAA
- a CDS encoding polysaccharide biosynthesis protein yields the protein MKYFYDKRVLNFAVIIVLTIVTVNWTSYIFKQDVNTYLLLTLVFLRCLTSFLLLRDYMASWRKSTQKTFLRKVFINIPVFFIVAFAFYGQVRFALIFSEFLSYVFLINLSVYFYWHLTNRSQIEKTKTAIIYGAGAAGTKIAQELSATGYRIKFFVDDDKALQKRSIDGKRVLSSSKLRKELRSSRFDLLVVALPKSANHIVKKIYKKLESNFNQIRIMPPLEDVLQDESFMSQLKPVSVYDLLSRDSKSLDQKSISKFIKDKVILVTGAGGSIGSEIVRQCIKYEAKQIVLLDHSEFNLYKITEECHGYNIKSILCSVCDRESFAKVFSKYSPNIVFHAAAYKHVPLVEENISRAIRNNILGTKNAIDLAIDSCVGSFILISTDKAVRPTNVMGATKRVCELYLQNVEPKNTKLAAVRFGNVLGSSGSVIPKFEEQIRNGGPVTVTHPEITRYFMLIPEACELVLQAGAIAKNSEVFVLDMGQPVKILDLAKQFIKLSGRDDINIEIIGLRPGEKLYEELLIDENDISTEYKDIFIGKRTFYDNNVLESNLQTLFKEHANKQLVLLKTIVPEFDHKLNG from the coding sequence ATGAAATATTTTTACGATAAGAGGGTTCTTAATTTTGCAGTGATTATAGTTCTGACTATTGTGACTGTTAACTGGACTTCTTATATTTTTAAGCAAGATGTTAATACATATCTTCTACTTACGCTTGTTTTTTTGAGATGTTTGACATCTTTTTTACTTTTGCGTGATTATATGGCTAGTTGGCGTAAGTCGACACAGAAGACTTTTTTGCGTAAGGTGTTTATCAATATTCCTGTATTTTTTATCGTGGCTTTTGCCTTTTATGGTCAGGTTAGATTTGCACTTATTTTCTCTGAGTTTCTATCTTATGTGTTTTTAATCAATTTGAGTGTATATTTTTATTGGCACCTTACAAATAGAAGTCAAATAGAGAAAACGAAAACAGCTATCATTTATGGGGCGGGTGCAGCTGGAACAAAAATAGCTCAAGAGTTATCAGCGACAGGTTATCGGATTAAATTTTTTGTAGATGATGATAAGGCGTTACAAAAGAGGAGTATTGATGGCAAGAGAGTTTTATCAAGCTCGAAATTGCGTAAAGAGCTACGTTCTTCAAGGTTTGATTTGTTAGTTGTTGCACTGCCTAAAAGCGCTAATCATATAGTTAAAAAAATTTATAAAAAACTAGAATCAAACTTTAATCAGATTAGGATTATGCCTCCTCTTGAGGATGTACTTCAAGACGAAAGTTTTATGTCGCAATTAAAGCCTGTTTCAGTATATGATCTTCTATCAAGAGATTCTAAAAGCCTTGATCAAAAATCTATCTCAAAATTTATCAAAGATAAGGTTATCCTAGTCACAGGTGCTGGTGGTAGTATAGGATCTGAGATTGTTAGACAATGTATTAAGTATGAGGCAAAACAGATAGTTCTACTTGATCATAGTGAGTTTAACTTATATAAGATTACAGAAGAATGTCATGGATATAATATCAAAAGTATCCTATGCTCAGTATGTGATCGAGAGTCATTTGCCAAAGTTTTTAGCAAATATTCGCCAAATATAGTTTTTCATGCGGCGGCATATAAACATGTCCCTTTGGTTGAGGAGAATATATCGCGAGCTATCAGAAATAATATTCTAGGCACAAAAAATGCTATAGATTTAGCTATTGACTCATGTGTTGGCTCATTTATCTTGATATCTACAGATAAAGCTGTGCGTCCAACTAATGTTATGGGAGCTACCAAAAGGGTTTGTGAGTTATACCTACAAAATGTTGAACCAAAAAATACCAAGCTTGCTGCTGTTAGGTTTGGTAATGTGCTAGGAAGTAGTGGTAGTGTTATACCAAAATTTGAAGAGCAAATTAGAAATGGTGGTCCTGTTACTGTCACTCACCCAGAGATTACAAGATATTTTATGCTTATACCGGAAGCGTGTGAGTTAGTATTACAAGCTGGAGCTATTGCCAAAAACTCCGAAGTTTTTGTGTTAGATATGGGTCAGCCTGTTAAGATATTAGATCTTGCTAAGCAGTTTATCAAACTATCAGGTAGAGATGATATCAATATCGAAATAATAGGTCTGCGTCCAGGTGAGAAACTGTATGAAGAGCTACTTATTGATGAAAACGATATTAGTACTGAATACAAAGATATTTTCATTGGTAAAAGAACATTCTATGATAACAATGTATTAGAAAGTAATCTTCAAACGTTGTTTAAAGAGCATGCAAATAAACAGTTAGTATTATTAAAAACAATTGTTCCAGAGTTTGATCATAAGTTAAATGGGTAG